The Chryseobacterium sp. 52 genome includes a region encoding these proteins:
- a CDS encoding DUF3109 family protein — protein MIQIDDKLISEDIFSEEFVCNLTKCKGACCVEGDVGAPLDKDELEILDSILDKIKPYLTQEGIKALEEQGTWTTDPEDGMYVTPMVEDRECAYVTFDERGITKCGIEKAYEDGAIDWQKPISCHLYPIRITEYSTFTALNYHEWSVCSDACALGKELQVPIYKFLKTPLTRKYGEDFYGVLSEAADEWKKAYGS, from the coding sequence ATGATTCAGATAGACGATAAATTGATTTCAGAGGATATATTTTCCGAAGAATTTGTTTGCAACCTTACGAAATGTAAAGGTGCATGTTGTGTGGAAGGAGATGTTGGAGCTCCGTTGGATAAGGATGAACTTGAGATTTTAGACAGTATTCTTGACAAAATAAAACCTTATCTTACACAGGAAGGTATCAAAGCCCTTGAGGAACAGGGTACATGGACAACAGATCCGGAAGACGGAATGTACGTTACGCCAATGGTAGAAGACCGCGAATGCGCCTATGTAACTTTTGACGAAAGAGGAATCACGAAATGTGGTATTGAAAAAGCCTATGAAGACGGTGCTATAGACTGGCAAAAACCGATCTCATGTCACCTCTACCCGATCCGTATCACGGAATATTCTACGTTTACCGCCCTGAACTATCACGAATGGAGTGTGTGCAGCGATGCCTGTGCTCTGGGAAAAGAACTGCAGGTTCCTATCTATAAGTTCCTGAAAACTCCGCTGACCAGAAAATACGGTGAAGATTTCTATGGCGTTTTAAGTGAAGCTGCCGATGAATGGAAAAAAGCATATGGCTCATAA
- a CDS encoding 3'-5' exonuclease, protein MNLKLHKPLCIFDLETTGTNIGKDKIVEICILKVNPDASRESKTWRVNPEMPIPNESSEIHGIYDEDIKDAPTFRDIAPKVMEMLAGSDLGGFNSNRFDVPLLAEELLRVEIDFDLSKFRLVDAQTIFHKKEPRNLGAAYQFYCGKVLENAHSAEADVMATFEVLDAQVGKYDDIPNEIAPLSEFTFHNKNADLAGFIGYNDKTEAVFNFGKYKGQVVKAVFQKDLGYYGWLQNADFPLYTKKVFTKIQLSSKF, encoded by the coding sequence ATGAATTTAAAACTCCATAAACCACTTTGCATTTTTGACCTTGAAACTACAGGAACCAATATTGGAAAAGACAAGATTGTAGAGATCTGTATTTTAAAAGTAAATCCTGATGCATCCAGAGAAAGCAAAACATGGCGTGTAAATCCGGAAATGCCTATTCCTAATGAATCCAGCGAAATTCATGGCATTTATGATGAAGATATCAAAGACGCTCCTACCTTCAGAGATATCGCTCCCAAGGTGATGGAAATGCTTGCAGGAAGTGACCTGGGAGGGTTTAATTCAAACAGATTCGACGTTCCGCTTTTAGCAGAAGAACTTCTGAGAGTAGAAATTGATTTTGATCTGAGCAAATTCAGACTGGTCGATGCACAGACGATTTTTCATAAAAAAGAACCCAGAAATCTAGGTGCAGCTTATCAGTTCTACTGTGGAAAGGTTTTGGAAAACGCCCACTCTGCAGAAGCTGATGTGATGGCTACTTTTGAAGTCCTGGATGCACAGGTTGGAAAATATGATGATATCCCGAATGAGATTGCTCCTCTAAGTGAATTCACATTCCATAATAAGAATGCAGACCTTGCAGGATTTATAGGATACAATGACAAGACGGAAGCCGTTTTCAATTTCGGAAAATATAAAGGACAAGTGGTAAAAGCTGTTTTCCAGAAAGACCTTGGGTATTACGGATGGCTTCAGAATGCAGATTTCCCACTATACACAAAGAAGGTATTTACAAAGATCCAACTTTCAAGCAAATTCTAA
- a CDS encoding DUF6427 family protein, translating into MFKLLSKESNIFSIPVYIGFLLLVVIIFNILNFNTYEAIIAGITFLGIALGYFCFHSIALNYQTHLPLFLYTFFIFGLYPGNLDIGIAVSLLTNSFLVLLLTSADEDIRKKSYVLVGAIVALNFIFLPTTWPMALFVIVHVIATSQKISLNLFRFLLGTILIAFSYFSIMFFFHFTTWNIDYFPFGKMKPMTDYTDLFPLIPILLMLIYAVYDHFTNYNKKSPISRYKYTFLLVFSLAQLVTIILYMNKSYEYLLLLAFPSSIILSRMMRFLPKYWMQEVSLWLIIISLVTFKAGTYFDLF; encoded by the coding sequence ATGTTTAAATTACTTTCAAAAGAAAGCAATATTTTTTCAATTCCTGTTTATATTGGTTTTCTTCTTTTAGTAGTTATAATATTCAACATACTGAATTTCAACACTTATGAAGCAATTATAGCCGGAATAACTTTCCTGGGAATTGCTTTGGGATATTTTTGTTTTCACAGTATTGCACTCAATTATCAGACGCATCTGCCTTTATTTTTATATACATTTTTTATTTTTGGACTTTATCCGGGAAATCTGGACATAGGAATTGCTGTTTCACTGCTCACCAATTCTTTTCTGGTTTTGCTTTTAACGAGTGCAGACGAAGACATCAGAAAGAAGTCTTACGTATTGGTAGGAGCCATTGTTGCCCTGAATTTTATTTTCCTGCCCACCACCTGGCCGATGGCCCTTTTCGTGATTGTACACGTTATAGCAACTTCTCAAAAAATAAGTTTAAATCTCTTCAGGTTTCTTTTAGGAACAATATTAATTGCATTCAGTTATTTCTCCATCATGTTCTTTTTTCATTTCACTACATGGAATATTGATTATTTCCCGTTTGGAAAAATGAAACCGATGACAGACTATACCGATCTGTTTCCTTTAATTCCTATTCTCCTGATGCTTATTTATGCGGTATACGACCATTTTACAAACTACAATAAGAAAAGCCCGATAAGCAGATATAAATATACTTTTCTGCTTGTATTTTCGCTGGCTCAGCTGGTTACTATTATTCTGTACATGAATAAAAGCTATGAATATTTACTGCTTCTGGCATTCCCATCAAGCATTATCCTGAGCAGGATGATGAGATTTTTGCCTAAATACTGGATGCAGGAGGTAAGCTTATGGCTTATCATTATAAGTTTGGTTACTTTTAAAGCAGGTACGTATTTTGATTTATTTTAA
- a CDS encoding RNA polymerase sigma factor produces the protein MNTELEKTFVDFFKPNQRLIHKICRIYTDNPEDHEDLFQEITVQLWRSFPGFKGEAKFSTWMYKVALNTAMTLFRKPQKKRLQHADIDVASLKMEYEVDEDNEYKLKKMYKAIHELSDVEKALIMMYLEDKPYREIGEILGITEGNARVKMNRAKNNLKTKISTK, from the coding sequence ATGAACACAGAACTGGAGAAAACCTTTGTTGATTTTTTTAAGCCCAACCAAAGGTTGATTCACAAAATATGCAGGATATATACAGACAATCCCGAAGACCATGAAGACCTCTTTCAGGAAATTACGGTTCAGCTATGGAGATCTTTTCCGGGATTTAAAGGGGAAGCTAAATTTTCCACATGGATGTACAAGGTAGCCCTCAATACAGCAATGACCCTTTTTAGAAAACCTCAGAAAAAAAGATTACAACATGCTGATATCGATGTTGCTTCTTTAAAAATGGAATATGAGGTGGATGAAGATAATGAGTATAAACTCAAAAAAATGTACAAAGCCATTCACGAGTTGTCTGACGTGGAAAAAGCTTTAATCATGATGTACCTGGAAGACAAACCGTATAGAGAGATCGGAGAAATCTTGGGAATAACAGAGGGGAATGCAAGAGTAAAAATGAACAGGGCGAAAAATAATTTAAAAACCAAAATAAGCACAAAATAA
- a CDS encoding DUF6341 family protein encodes MTSFWLFLSKVFKAAFGFFETFGNVLNWILFTVCCVMFIYWCYVLVAKLGGDKDKDYYSPTEGKNPYYDPKIYKKEG; translated from the coding sequence ATGACGTCTTTCTGGTTATTCTTAAGTAAAGTTTTCAAAGCAGCTTTCGGGTTTTTTGAAACATTCGGTAATGTTTTAAACTGGATATTGTTCACTGTCTGCTGCGTGATGTTCATTTACTGGTGTTATGTATTGGTAGCAAAACTAGGTGGTGATAAAGATAAAGACTACTATTCTCCAACGGAAGGTAAGAATCCTTACTACGATCCGAAAATCTACAAAAAAGAAGGTTAA
- a CDS encoding putative signal transducing protein, with product MSELVKFKFYETALEANRDKQILAENGVNGFIANEQLIQSDWLLSQAVGGIQLQVFEDDVEKAKQILQDYNDNEAYSLEVEHTIEEPAFDFVCPKCGSNHIYRDDRATSFFGISILASQKFVCYYCGNEFTH from the coding sequence ATGTCAGAATTAGTTAAGTTTAAGTTTTACGAAACAGCTCTTGAAGCCAACCGGGATAAACAGATTCTTGCTGAAAACGGAGTGAATGGTTTCATTGCCAACGAACAGCTCATCCAGTCGGACTGGTTGCTTTCACAGGCTGTGGGCGGTATTCAGCTTCAGGTTTTTGAGGATGATGTGGAAAAAGCAAAACAAATTCTTCAGGATTATAACGATAATGAAGCTTATTCGCTGGAAGTAGAACATACCATTGAAGAACCTGCATTTGATTTTGTCTGTCCAAAATGTGGCTCCAATCATATTTACAGGGATGACAGAGCAACAAGCTTCTTTGGAATTTCAATTTTGGCGAGTCAGAAGTTTGTCTGTTATTACTGCGGTAATGAGTTTACCCATTAA
- a CDS encoding LTA synthase family protein produces the protein MKFFKEFRKQEVLVLLYRIFLAYVFYQIARLLFWYFNKELIKVDSVSDYFNLAFHGTAFDTTAILYVNALFILLSLVPIVINTKKGYQTVLFWLYFLTNGIAYAMNFGDFVYYKFSQARLTSTALDVAKHESNVFKVFTVSIGQHPFVLIWFVVLMALWIFLYKKVKMTEQKPLKLIPYFIWSVLVLCGTAVLVVGGIRGDFKHSTRPINLVDANRFVVNPLQGNVVLNSTFSFFRTLGTNNFKEVHFVDKKYIDDNVQPYKIYDRKVENRPNIVIFIVESFGREYSGAFNKDKNINGYVSYTPFIDSLAGQSLIFPNTFANGRQSIHGMSSVLAGIPSLTDAFTSSPYSNQKIQSIVSVCSDLGYDTSFYHGAPNGSMGFLGFGNILGFKHYFGKNEYNHDEDFDGMWAIWDEPFLQYFAKNVGKKQPFMTTVFTASSHHPFKIPEKYNGKFKKGTIEMHEPIQYTDYAIKKYFETAKKEPWFNNTIFVFTGDHTNQIAYGEYEKAMNRFAVPLILYSPNPEYNLKGVNMETAQQIDIYPTLADLIGYNKPIRSWGRSVVSDKKYPSIVVNSDGSSEQFIIGNYMYRFDGKEIIGVYEKNDLGFEKNLMGKLKTPEIEKGMQTAKAWFQDYMDRVINRKLN, from the coding sequence ATGAAATTTTTTAAAGAATTTAGAAAACAAGAAGTTCTGGTGCTTTTGTACCGGATTTTCTTAGCATATGTTTTTTATCAGATTGCCCGACTTTTGTTTTGGTATTTTAATAAAGAACTCATCAAAGTGGATTCCGTTTCAGATTATTTCAACCTGGCATTTCATGGAACCGCCTTTGATACAACGGCGATTTTATACGTTAATGCCTTATTTATTCTGTTAAGCCTGGTCCCGATTGTTATCAATACAAAGAAAGGGTATCAGACCGTTCTGTTCTGGCTGTATTTTTTGACCAACGGAATTGCCTATGCCATGAACTTCGGCGACTTTGTTTACTATAAATTTTCACAGGCAAGATTGACATCTACAGCCCTGGATGTAGCAAAACATGAATCTAATGTCTTTAAAGTTTTCACCGTTTCCATAGGACAGCATCCTTTTGTTCTGATCTGGTTTGTTGTTTTGATGGCCCTCTGGATTTTCCTTTACAAAAAAGTGAAGATGACGGAACAGAAACCTCTAAAACTCATTCCATATTTTATCTGGTCTGTGCTTGTCCTTTGTGGTACAGCCGTTTTGGTAGTAGGAGGTATCCGTGGAGATTTCAAACACAGTACAAGACCTATTAACCTGGTGGATGCCAACCGTTTTGTGGTTAATCCGCTTCAGGGAAATGTGGTGTTGAACAGTACATTTTCTTTCTTCAGAACATTGGGAACCAATAACTTTAAAGAAGTTCATTTTGTAGACAAAAAATATATTGATGATAATGTTCAGCCTTATAAAATATACGACAGGAAAGTTGAAAACCGTCCCAACATCGTTATTTTCATCGTTGAATCTTTTGGGAGAGAATATTCAGGAGCATTTAATAAAGATAAAAATATAAATGGCTATGTTTCCTATACCCCATTTATAGACAGTCTTGCCGGTCAGAGTTTAATTTTCCCCAATACTTTTGCTAATGGAAGGCAATCTATTCACGGAATGAGCAGTGTGTTGGCGGGAATTCCGAGTCTTACCGATGCTTTTACCAGTTCTCCGTATTCCAATCAGAAAATTCAGTCTATTGTTTCAGTATGCAGCGATCTGGGTTATGATACTTCTTTCTATCACGGAGCACCCAACGGATCGATGGGCTTCCTGGGATTTGGAAATATATTAGGTTTTAAACATTATTTCGGGAAAAATGAATACAATCATGATGAGGATTTCGACGGAATGTGGGCCATATGGGATGAGCCGTTTCTTCAGTATTTCGCAAAAAATGTAGGAAAGAAGCAGCCGTTTATGACAACGGTGTTTACTGCCTCATCACACCATCCGTTTAAAATCCCTGAAAAATACAACGGGAAATTCAAAAAAGGAACCATAGAAATGCATGAGCCAATACAGTACACGGATTATGCTATCAAAAAATATTTTGAGACGGCTAAAAAAGAACCGTGGTTCAATAATACGATATTTGTTTTCACGGGAGATCACACCAACCAGATCGCTTATGGAGAATATGAAAAAGCTATGAACCGTTTTGCCGTTCCATTGATCCTCTATTCTCCAAACCCGGAATACAACCTTAAAGGAGTGAATATGGAGACTGCACAGCAAATAGACATTTATCCTACATTAGCCGATCTTATCGGGTACAACAAGCCGATCCGGAGCTGGGGGAGAAGTGTGGTAAGCGATAAAAAGTATCCATCTATCGTGGTCAATTCAGATGGAAGTTCAGAGCAGTTTATCATTGGAAACTATATGTACCGTTTCGACGGAAAGGAGATTATAGGTGTGTATGAGAAAAATGACCTCGGATTTGAAAAAAATCTGATGGGTAAATTAAAGACACCGGAAATTGAAAAAGGAATGCAGACGGCAAAAGCCTGGTTTCAGGATTATATGGACAGGGTAATTAACCGGAAACTCAACTAA
- a CDS encoding fumarylacetoacetate hydrolase family protein, with the protein MKIICIGRNYSEHAKELGNEIPEKPVIFMKPDTAVLKGNDFYIPEFSNDVHYELEVVIKISKGGKYIQKEVAHKHYEEISLGIDFTARDLQTELKSKSLPWELAKGFDGSAVVGNFFNKENYDLENLQFSLLKNKEKVQDGNTKDMIFSFDDIIAFASQYFTLRVGDLIYTGTPKGVGKVNENDVLEAYLKDDKILDIRIL; encoded by the coding sequence ATGAAAATCATTTGTATTGGAAGAAACTACAGCGAACATGCGAAGGAATTAGGAAATGAAATTCCTGAAAAACCGGTGATCTTTATGAAGCCGGATACAGCGGTTTTAAAGGGAAATGACTTTTATATTCCTGAATTTTCAAATGACGTTCACTATGAACTGGAAGTGGTTATAAAGATTTCAAAAGGAGGAAAATACATCCAGAAGGAGGTGGCTCACAAACATTATGAGGAGATCAGTTTAGGAATAGATTTTACGGCAAGAGATCTTCAGACAGAACTTAAGTCGAAAAGCCTTCCATGGGAACTGGCTAAAGGTTTTGACGGTTCTGCAGTGGTAGGAAACTTCTTCAATAAAGAAAATTATGATCTTGAAAATCTTCAGTTTTCGTTACTGAAAAACAAAGAAAAAGTTCAGGATGGAAATACAAAAGATATGATTTTCAGTTTTGACGATATCATCGCTTTTGCTTCTCAGTATTTTACATTGAGGGTAGGTGATCTTATTTACACAGGAACACCAAAAGGAGTCGGAAAAGTGAATGAAAATGATGTATTGGAAGCTTATCTGAAAGATGATAAAATTCTTGATATTCGAATATTATAA
- a CDS encoding DUF2147 domain-containing protein: MKKLLLTFVLSLFGVLSFAQIEGKWKTIDDETKQAKSVVEIYKKSDGKYYGKVSQLLIKPADANCSACKDDRKGKPILGLEIIRGLKKDGDEFTGGTITDPKTGKTYKCTITKSGDKLNVRGYMGVSILGRTQVWDKVN, encoded by the coding sequence ATGAAAAAATTATTATTAACATTCGTACTGTCTTTGTTTGGCGTACTATCGTTTGCACAGATTGAAGGAAAATGGAAGACTATAGATGATGAAACAAAACAAGCTAAATCTGTAGTAGAGATCTATAAAAAGTCAGACGGAAAATATTACGGAAAAGTTTCCCAGTTGTTGATAAAGCCGGCAGATGCAAACTGTTCAGCTTGTAAAGACGACAGAAAAGGAAAGCCGATCTTGGGACTGGAAATCATCAGAGGACTTAAAAAAGACGGTGATGAATTTACCGGAGGAACAATTACTGATCCTAAAACAGGTAAAACTTATAAATGTACCATCACAAAAAGTGGTGACAAACTGAATGTAAGAGGATATATGGGAGTTTCAATATTAGGAAGAACTCAAGTTTGGGACAAAGTAAATTAA
- a CDS encoding universal stress protein: MINIVLPVDFGDKTEQLVEGAVKFAKQLNGRIFLIHVAPSDIGFAIGDMGYQYFPEVEANEIRSELVELNKIEQRIIAHDVDCEHLLKQGIAKDIILEYAKAKKADYIVMGSHGRSGIYDVFVGSLTKGLTKDSHVPVLVLPIHN, translated from the coding sequence ATGATAAATATTGTACTACCCGTAGATTTTGGGGACAAAACAGAACAGCTTGTAGAGGGAGCCGTAAAATTCGCAAAACAGTTAAACGGCAGAATCTTTCTGATTCACGTAGCGCCGTCAGATATTGGTTTTGCAATCGGTGATATGGGATATCAATATTTTCCTGAAGTAGAGGCTAATGAGATCAGAAGCGAGCTGGTAGAGCTGAATAAGATCGAGCAGAGAATTATTGCTCATGATGTAGACTGCGAGCATCTTCTAAAACAAGGGATTGCTAAAGATATTATTCTGGAATATGCAAAGGCTAAAAAAGCAGACTATATTGTAATGGGATCCCACGGAAGAAGCGGAATCTATGATGTTTTTGTAGGAAGCTTAACAAAAGGGCTTACGAAGGATTCACATGTTCCGGTACTGGTACTTCCCATCCACAACTAA
- a CDS encoding CDP-alcohol phosphatidyltransferase family protein, with translation MNFIKNNLANLLTLANLFAGCVGAIHLILGDYQTTAICIILSSIFDFFDGFVARAVKSNSNLGLQLDSLADMVSFGLIPGLTMYKALEPFGNEILGLHLPFEISYIGLLATIFSCLRLAIFNLDEEQRYYFKGLNTPTNTVLLFGLYYAFKETGAFGFLFENSLFLILLTVLTSWLLISPIKMMAMKFKSKKLQDNYPKVILLGGGIAILIIFQIVGIPMLVIYYILVSLIFQRQLN, from the coding sequence ATGAATTTTATAAAAAATAATCTTGCTAATTTACTGACGCTTGCTAATTTATTTGCAGGCTGTGTAGGTGCGATACATCTTATTTTAGGAGATTACCAGACTACGGCAATCTGTATCATTCTTTCTTCAATTTTTGATTTCTTTGACGGGTTTGTGGCCCGGGCTGTAAAATCGAACTCTAATCTGGGGCTTCAGCTGGATTCTCTGGCAGATATGGTAAGTTTCGGATTGATTCCCGGTCTTACGATGTATAAGGCTCTGGAACCGTTCGGAAATGAAATTTTAGGACTGCATCTTCCTTTTGAAATCAGCTACATTGGTCTGTTAGCGACTATTTTCTCTTGCCTCAGACTTGCTATTTTTAATCTGGATGAGGAACAGCGTTATTATTTCAAAGGACTAAATACCCCAACCAATACGGTACTGTTATTTGGATTATACTATGCTTTTAAAGAAACAGGAGCCTTTGGATTTTTATTTGAAAATTCATTATTCTTAATCCTGTTAACGGTTCTCACCTCATGGCTTCTGATCAGCCCGATCAAAATGATGGCTATGAAATTTAAATCAAAAAAGCTGCAGGACAATTATCCGAAAGTTATTTTATTAGGCGGCGGAATTGCTATTCTGATTATATTTCAGATTGTAGGTATTCCTATGCTTGTTATTTATTATATCTTAGTCTCTCTGATTTTCCAGAGACAATTGAATTAG
- a CDS encoding pyruvate dehydrogenase complex E1 component subunit beta, with protein MAEYTFREVIAQAMSEEMRKDESIFLMGEEVAEYNGAYKASKGMLDEFGPKRVIDTPIAELGFTGIAVGAAMNGNRPIVEYMTFNFALVGIDQIINNAAKIRQMSGGQWNCPIVFRGPTASAGQLGATHSQAFENWFANVPGLKVVVPSNPYDAKGLLKTAIQDNDPVIFMESEQMYGDKMEIPEEEYYLPIGKADIKREGTDVTLVSFGKIMKLAIQAAEDMAKEGISVEVIDLRTVRPLDFDTVLASVKKTNRLVILEEAWPFGSVSSEITYMVQQKAFDYLDAPIKRITTPDAPAPYSAALFAEWFPKLEKVKEEIKKAMYVK; from the coding sequence ATGGCAGAATATACTTTTCGTGAGGTAATTGCACAGGCAATGAGCGAGGAAATGCGTAAAGACGAATCCATCTTTTTAATGGGGGAGGAAGTTGCAGAATACAATGGTGCATATAAGGCTTCAAAAGGAATGCTGGATGAATTTGGTCCTAAAAGAGTAATCGATACACCTATTGCAGAACTTGGTTTTACAGGAATTGCTGTAGGCGCTGCGATGAATGGTAACAGACCAATTGTAGAGTATATGACGTTCAATTTTGCTTTGGTGGGAATTGATCAGATTATCAATAATGCTGCGAAAATCCGTCAGATGAGTGGTGGACAGTGGAACTGTCCAATCGTTTTCCGTGGTCCTACTGCTTCAGCAGGTCAATTGGGAGCTACCCATTCTCAGGCGTTTGAAAACTGGTTTGCAAACGTTCCCGGTCTTAAAGTAGTCGTTCCTTCAAACCCTTATGATGCAAAAGGATTGTTGAAAACAGCTATTCAGGATAATGACCCGGTTATTTTCATGGAATCTGAGCAGATGTATGGGGATAAAATGGAAATTCCTGAAGAAGAATATTACCTGCCAATAGGCAAAGCAGATATTAAAAGAGAAGGTACAGACGTTACTTTGGTTTCTTTTGGGAAAATCATGAAGCTGGCTATTCAGGCTGCTGAAGATATGGCTAAAGAAGGAATCTCTGTAGAAGTGATTGACCTTAGAACAGTTCGTCCTCTTGACTTTGATACTGTTTTAGCTTCTGTGAAAAAAACAAACAGATTGGTAATCTTAGAAGAAGCCTGGCCATTTGGTTCAGTATCTTCAGAAATTACTTATATGGTACAGCAGAAAGCATTTGATTATCTGGATGCTCCTATCAAGAGAATTACTACTCCTGACGCTCCTGCACCCTATTCAGCTGCATTATTTGCCGAATGGTTCCCTAAACTTGAAAAAGTGAAAGAGGAAATCAAAAAAGCAATGTACGTAAAATAA
- a CDS encoding WG repeat-containing protein: protein MNGYPFDASVKVQRIRHRSSREIIQQYSIVHEHSYEGFEHIVVFLSSNEKWGALKLDENKNTHVLIAENIYDSTVFDPRNGLLEAVAYPSGKYSSEGNTFMFFNTDGDLVHQSEQFSHIQFDNFGNIIVSKSKTLGLLNEHFEEVIPCQYESLTGLKKNIFIALDKVNSRYLIINEKNDIIFQTSFSNKIFPAIHHEKVIVQEQDKYYVFDVLSGEKTKLPYDRIKSLYRDDIQPPRYITITDYVNNAEVYEDNYLIYPDHFIAEEGKYGVIFGNGEVCIPNIYDKIELLNEKYFKVALGKFKFEIDERNDNVTATGGKWGVADLKNKVVVPIQYTNIFYGHHNDTYIAYEDGVMSGQDDPHNGGYWWTVKDGRLINLDFI from the coding sequence ATGAATGGGTACCCATTTGATGCGTCCGTAAAGGTTCAGCGGATCCGGCATAGATCTTCCAGAGAGATCATTCAACAGTATTCAATTGTTCATGAACATTCCTATGAAGGTTTTGAACATATAGTTGTGTTTTTGTCTTCCAATGAAAAATGGGGTGCTTTAAAACTTGATGAAAATAAAAACACCCATGTTCTTATCGCAGAAAACATCTATGATTCCACGGTATTTGATCCAAGAAATGGTTTGTTAGAAGCTGTTGCTTATCCTTCCGGAAAATATTCTTCAGAAGGGAATACATTCATGTTTTTTAATACTGACGGAGATCTTGTTCACCAGTCTGAACAATTTTCGCATATTCAATTTGATAACTTTGGAAACATTATCGTTTCAAAAAGTAAAACCCTTGGTCTTCTCAATGAACATTTCGAAGAAGTGATCCCTTGTCAATATGAAAGTTTAACCGGGCTGAAAAAAAATATCTTTATAGCTTTGGACAAGGTTAATTCCAGGTATCTGATTATTAATGAAAAAAATGACATTATTTTTCAGACTTCTTTTTCGAATAAAATTTTTCCAGCTATTCATCATGAGAAGGTTATTGTACAGGAACAGGATAAGTATTATGTATTTGATGTTCTTTCAGGAGAAAAAACAAAACTTCCTTATGACAGAATCAAGAGTCTTTACAGGGATGATATACAACCACCAAGATATATTACGATAACAGACTACGTAAATAATGCAGAAGTCTACGAAGACAATTACCTTATTTATCCTGACCACTTTATTGCAGAAGAGGGAAAATATGGAGTTATTTTTGGGAATGGTGAGGTTTGTATTCCCAATATATATGATAAGATTGAGCTTCTGAACGAAAAATATTTTAAAGTAGCCTTAGGAAAGTTCAAATTCGAAATCGATGAACGAAATGATAACGTCACTGCTACAGGTGGAAAATGGGGAGTAGCCGATCTCAAAAACAAAGTCGTTGTTCCCATTCAATATACTAATATTTTTTATGGCCATCATAATGATACGTATATAGCCTACGAAGATGGCGTCATGTCGGGGCAAGATGACCCTCACAACGGAGGTTATTGGTGGACTGTAAAGGATGGCAGACTTATAAACCTCGATTTTATTTAA